One segment of Oreochromis niloticus isolate F11D_XX linkage group LG8, O_niloticus_UMD_NMBU, whole genome shotgun sequence DNA contains the following:
- the sec31b gene encoding protein transport protein Sec31A isoform X1, whose product MRLKEIQRTAHQAWSPAGHHPIYLALGTAAQQLDASFNTTAAIEIFEMDFSDPSLDMQLKGSLATTNRLHSIVWVNFGSGADGTGGRLVGGSENGTLTVYDPEAIMNSIGEAVVGQSDKHTGPVRALDFNPFQSNLLASGANDSEIYIWDLNNFSSPMTPGAKTQPAEDISVVSWNRQVQHILASANPSGKAVVWDLRKNEPIIKISDHSNRMHCSGMLWHPDVATQLVLASEDDRLPVIQMWDLRFATSPLKVLENHTRGILSISWSQADSELLLSSAKDNRILCWNPNTGEVIYELPTTNQWCFDVEWCPRNPALLSTASFDGRITVYSVMGGSLKAQQQSTAERISSSFDTMDPFGTGQVLPPLQVPQPQVQDTIVPPLKKPPKWVRRPVGASFAFGGKLITFENPKLPPVQSPQPVPRQVFVSQVTTETEFLQRSRELQTALQSGSFNSYCQAKIQSAKSDAEQDIWKFLLVNFEDEARIKFLKLLGFSKDELERKISKCLGKTFQPNGHGVDAKDLAEKMQRLSTERSGEAAEARTSGSVSPADFFSQTPKENSNFQIPVSCDTDGLISQALLVGNFEGAVDLCLNDGRYAEAILLSISGGEELLKKTQQKYLSKQKNSISMLISSVVTQNWKDIVQSCELDNWKEALAALLTYAHPEDFARLCDTLGSRLECEGTEKRCLQACLCYICSGNIEKLVECWALHRDCSSPLGLEDLVEKVMMLRKSIERLRNCEVAVQSPVLAEKLTCYAGILAAEGSLTTALSYLPENSDQAGIVMLRNRLFHAQGEAPVQQQPPNTFNRVSVSTVKPTPAAPTPASKAQFTSHYQPSAAAQMAAQQQPPLPSVFTPQAAPTNPGLGLPPSSHVLPPSTTRPALRPSYPQHPAVASGFLPHQPFQPQSPSTAGPPAFPPPVPSMPAATLSGPQLPPSSSAAGGLPPMPSPGVPPTSFMPPTSSGLAPPGSQAGAPVPVYPASLHNQGPAPPVPYAPSGSGYPQGGPGAPAVKPFPAPVVAPPPTGYFPWLNSQCENQGPQEGWNDPPTVRGGPRKKKVPDNYTPPAPITAPVMRFPVEAAQPHDNTQVPPGAPQEPSVQLLQQLPSEKVQQKEIPPEHMVLKSTFDSLVQRCQLAAGDPQTKRKLDDAAKRLGHLYDKLREQSLSHNILSGLHEISRCVASQNYQRGLEVHTQVVSSSNFSEISAFMPILKVVMTIANKLGV is encoded by the exons ATGAGGCTGAAAGAGATCCAGAGGACTGCCCACCAGGCGTGGAGTCCTGCCGGGCACCATCCTATATACTTGGCATTGGGAACAGCAGCACAACAGCTTGATGCTTCCTTCAACACCACAGCTGCTATAGAGATATTTGAGATGGATTTTTCTGACCCCTCTCTGGACATGCAACTCAAAGGGTCGTTGGCAACTACAAACAG GTTGCATAGTATAGTGTGGGTAAATTTTGGAAGTGGAGCAGATGGTACTGGAGGAAGGCTGGTTGGTGGTAGTGAAAATGGAACACTGACTGTCTATGATCCAGAGGCAATAATGAACTCCATTGGGGAGGCTGTAGTGGGACAATCTGACAAACATACAGGACCTGTCCGAGCATTAGATTTCAATCCTTTTCAG aGTAACCTCCTTGCATCAGGAGCAAATGATTCAGAGATATACATCTGGGATCTAAACAACTTCAGCAGTCCTATGACTCCAGGAGCAAAGACACAG cctgCTGAAGATATCAGTGTAGTCTCATGGAACCGACAGGTTCAGCACATCCTGGCCTCTGCTAACCCCAGCGGGAAAGCAGTTGTCTGGGACCTGAGAAAGAACGAGCCCATCATCAAGATCAGTGATCATAGCAACAGG ATGCACTGTTCAGGAATGCTCTGGCACCCTGATGTGGCCACTCAGTTGGTGTTGGCCTCTGAAGATGACCGACTGCCAGTGATCCAGATGTGGGACCTCCGCTTTGCCACATCACCTCTTAAAGTACTGGAGAACCATACAAGGGGAATTTTGTCTATATCCTGGAGCCAGGCTGACTCTGAGCTCCTGCTTAGTAGTGCTAAAGACAATCGGATCCTTTGCTGGAATCCAAACACAGGAGAG GTAATCTATGAGCTTCCAACAACTAACCAGTGGTGTTTTGATGTGGAGTGGTGCCCCAGGAATCCAGCGCTGCTTTCAACAGCATCATTTGATGGGAGAATCACTGTTTACTCTGTGATGGGAGGGAGCTTGAAGGCTCAGCAGCAGAGCACAGCTGAAAGA aTATCCTCCTCATTTGACACAATGGATCCCTTTGGTACAGGGCAGGTGTTGCCTCCTTTGCAAGTTCCTCAGCCTCAAGTGCAGGACACCATAGTTCCTCCTCTCAAGAAGCCACCCAAGTGGGTGCGCAGACCAGTGGGAGCTTCCTTTGCT TTTGGTGGAAAGCTGATCACATTTGAGAATCCCAAGCTGCCTCCAGTCCAGAGCCCCCAACCCGTCCCTAGACAAGTGTTTGTGAGCCAAGTTACCACAGAGACCGAGTTCCTGCAGCGCTCTAGGGAGCTGCAGACAGCGCTGCAGTCAGGTTCCTTCAACAGTTACTGCCAGGCTAAGATTCAGAGCGCCAAGTCAGATGCTGAGCAGGACATATGGAAGTTCCTTCTG GTTAATTTTGAGGATGAAGCCCGTATTAAATTCCTCAAACTTTTGGGGTTTAGCAAGGATGAATTGGAAAGAAAG ATTTCAAAATGTCTGGGGAAGACTTTCCAACCCAATGGACATGGAGTGGATGCCAAAGATCTGGCAGAAAAGATGCAGCGACTCTCCACTGAG AGGTCTGGTGAAGCAGCTGAAGCTAGAACTTCAGGTTCTGTGTCACCAGCAGATTTTTTCAGCCAGACCCCAAAGGAAAACTCTAACTTTCAGATCCCAGTGTCATGTG ACACCGATGGTTTGATAAGTCAGGCGCTGTTGGTTGGTAACTTTGAGGGAGCTGTGGATCTGTGTCTGAATGATGGTCGCTACGCTGAAGCAATCCTGCTTTCTATCAGCGGAGGAGAAGAACTGCTCAAGAAAACTCAACAGAAATACCTAAGCAAACAAAAGAATAGCATCTCAATG CTTATATCATCAGTGGTGACCCAGAACTGGAAAGACATAGTCCAAAGCTGTGAGCTGGACAACTGGAAGGAAGCTCTCGCTGCTCTCCTGACCTATGCTCACCCTGAAGACTTTGCTCGCCTGTGCG ATACGCTGGGAAGCCGGTTGGAGTGTGAGGGAACAGAGAAACGTTGCCTGCAGGCGTGTCTGTGTTACATCTGCTCTGGAAACATTGAGAAGCTAGTGGAATGCTGGGCCTTGCATAGAGACTGCTCTTCTCCTCTTGGTCTAGAG GATTTGGTTGAGAAAGTCATGATGCTGCGAAAGTCCATTGAACGTCTCCGTAACTGTGAGGTGGCGGTCCAAAGCCCAGTCCTGGCTGAGAAGCTAACCTGTTATGCTGGCATACTGGCTGCAGAGGGTAGCTTGACCACTGCCCTGAGCTACCTTCCTGAGAACTCAGACCAA GCTGGGATCGTGATGCTAAGAAACAGGCTGTTTCACGCTCAGGGAGAGGCTCCTGTCCAACAGCAACCTCCAAACACCTTCAACAGAGTCAGTGTGTCCACTGTGAAGCCCACTCCTGCTGCTCCAACTCCTGCATCAAAAGCACAGTTTACG agTCATTACCagccctctgctgctgctcagaTGGCTGCACAACAGCAGCCTCCTTTGCCATCGGTTTTTACCCCTCAAGCTGCTCCAACCAACCCTGGGCTTGGTCTACCACCTTCTTCTCATGTACTGCCACCCAGTACAACCCGCCCTGCCCTGAGACCCTCCTACCCCCAACATCCTGCTGTGGCTTCAG GTTTCCTTCCTCACCAGCCATTCCAGCCTCAGTCACCGTCCACTGCTGGACCTCCAGCGTTTCCACCTCCAGTTCCTTCTATGCCAGCTGCTACTTTATCAGGGCCTCAATTGCCACCTTCATCGTCAGCTGCTGGAGGCCTACCCCCCATGCCCAGCCCCGGGGTGCCACCAACAAGCTTCATGCCACCTACCTCCTCAGGCCTTGCACCACCTGGCTCCCAGGCTGGAGCCCCGGTTCCAGTGTACCCAGCAAGCCTTCACAACCAGGGTCCTGCACCTCCTGTTCCCTATGCTCCTTCCGGATCTGGATATCCACAGGGTGGACCTGGAGCTCCTGCTGTAAAGCCCTTCCCAGCTCCAGTGGTGGCTCCTCCTCCTACTG GATACTTTCCCTGGCTGAATTCCCAGTGTGAAAACCAAG GACCTCAAGAAGGCTGGAATGACCCACCTACAGTGCGAGGTGGACCCAGGAAGAAGAAG GTTCCTGATAACTATACTCCACCAGCCCCCATCACAGCACCTGTGATGAGATTCCCAGTGGAGGCTGCTCAGCCCCATGACAACACCCAGGTACCCCCTGGAGCCCCTCAAGAGCCCAGCGTACAG CTCCTCCAGCAGCTGCCATCAGAGAAGGTGCAGCAGAAAGAAATCCCTCCTGAGCACATGGTTCTCAAGTCCACCTTTGACAGCCTGGTGCAGCGCTGCCAGCTAGCTGCAGGAGACCCA CAAACTAAAAGAAAACTTGATGATGCTGCCAAGCGCTTGGGGCACCTTTATGATAAGCTGAGAGAGCAGTCG CTGTCTC
- the sec31b gene encoding protein transport protein Sec31A isoform X2, giving the protein MRLKEIQRTAHQAWSPAGHHPIYLALGTAAQQLDASFNTTAAIEIFEMDFSDPSLDMQLKGSLATTNRLHSIVWVNFGSGADGTGGRLVGGSENGTLTVYDPEAIMNSIGEAVVGQSDKHTGPVRALDFNPFQSNLLASGANDSEIYIWDLNNFSSPMTPGAKTQPAEDISVVSWNRQVQHILASANPSGKAVVWDLRKNEPIIKISDHSNRMHCSGMLWHPDVATQLVLASEDDRLPVIQMWDLRFATSPLKVLENHTRGILSISWSQADSELLLSSAKDNRILCWNPNTGEVIYELPTTNQWCFDVEWCPRNPALLSTASFDGRITVYSVMGGSLKAQQQSTAERISSSFDTMDPFGTGQVLPPLQVPQPQVQDTIVPPLKKPPKWVRRPVGASFAFGGKLITFENPKLPPVQSPQPVPRQVFVSQVTTETEFLQRSRELQTALQSGSFNSYCQAKIQSAKSDAEQDIWKFLLVNFEDEARIKFLKLLGFSKDELERKISKCLGKTFQPNGHGVDAKDLAEKMQRLSTERSGEAAEARTSGSVSPADFFSQTPKENSNFQIPVSCDTDGLISQALLVGNFEGAVDLCLNDGRYAEAILLSISGGEELLKKTQQKYLSKQKNSISMLISSVVTQNWKDIVQSCELDNWKEALAALLTYAHPEDFARLCDTLGSRLECEGTEKRCLQACLCYICSGNIEKLVECWALHRDCSSPLGLEDLVEKVMMLRKSIERLRNCEVAVQSPVLAEKLTCYAGILAAEGSLTTALSYLPENSDQAGIVMLRNRLFHAQGEAPVQQQPPNTFNRVSVSTVKPTPAAPTPASKAQFTSHYQPSAAAQMAAQQQPPLPSVFTPQAAPTNPGLGLPPSSHVLPPSTTRPALRPSYPQHPAVASGFLPHQPFQPQSPSTAGPPAFPPPVPSMPAATLSGPQLPPSSSAAGGLPPMPSPGVPPTSFMPPTSSGLAPPGSQAGAPVPVYPASLHNQGPAPPVPYAPSGSGYPQGGPGAPAVKPFPAPVVAPPPTGPQEGWNDPPTVRGGPRKKKVPDNYTPPAPITAPVMRFPVEAAQPHDNTQVPPGAPQEPSVQLLQQLPSEKVQQKEIPPEHMVLKSTFDSLVQRCQLAAGDPQTKRKLDDAAKRLGHLYDKLREQSLSHNILSGLHEISRCVASQNYQRGLEVHTQVVSSSNFSEISAFMPILKVVMTIANKLGV; this is encoded by the exons ATGAGGCTGAAAGAGATCCAGAGGACTGCCCACCAGGCGTGGAGTCCTGCCGGGCACCATCCTATATACTTGGCATTGGGAACAGCAGCACAACAGCTTGATGCTTCCTTCAACACCACAGCTGCTATAGAGATATTTGAGATGGATTTTTCTGACCCCTCTCTGGACATGCAACTCAAAGGGTCGTTGGCAACTACAAACAG GTTGCATAGTATAGTGTGGGTAAATTTTGGAAGTGGAGCAGATGGTACTGGAGGAAGGCTGGTTGGTGGTAGTGAAAATGGAACACTGACTGTCTATGATCCAGAGGCAATAATGAACTCCATTGGGGAGGCTGTAGTGGGACAATCTGACAAACATACAGGACCTGTCCGAGCATTAGATTTCAATCCTTTTCAG aGTAACCTCCTTGCATCAGGAGCAAATGATTCAGAGATATACATCTGGGATCTAAACAACTTCAGCAGTCCTATGACTCCAGGAGCAAAGACACAG cctgCTGAAGATATCAGTGTAGTCTCATGGAACCGACAGGTTCAGCACATCCTGGCCTCTGCTAACCCCAGCGGGAAAGCAGTTGTCTGGGACCTGAGAAAGAACGAGCCCATCATCAAGATCAGTGATCATAGCAACAGG ATGCACTGTTCAGGAATGCTCTGGCACCCTGATGTGGCCACTCAGTTGGTGTTGGCCTCTGAAGATGACCGACTGCCAGTGATCCAGATGTGGGACCTCCGCTTTGCCACATCACCTCTTAAAGTACTGGAGAACCATACAAGGGGAATTTTGTCTATATCCTGGAGCCAGGCTGACTCTGAGCTCCTGCTTAGTAGTGCTAAAGACAATCGGATCCTTTGCTGGAATCCAAACACAGGAGAG GTAATCTATGAGCTTCCAACAACTAACCAGTGGTGTTTTGATGTGGAGTGGTGCCCCAGGAATCCAGCGCTGCTTTCAACAGCATCATTTGATGGGAGAATCACTGTTTACTCTGTGATGGGAGGGAGCTTGAAGGCTCAGCAGCAGAGCACAGCTGAAAGA aTATCCTCCTCATTTGACACAATGGATCCCTTTGGTACAGGGCAGGTGTTGCCTCCTTTGCAAGTTCCTCAGCCTCAAGTGCAGGACACCATAGTTCCTCCTCTCAAGAAGCCACCCAAGTGGGTGCGCAGACCAGTGGGAGCTTCCTTTGCT TTTGGTGGAAAGCTGATCACATTTGAGAATCCCAAGCTGCCTCCAGTCCAGAGCCCCCAACCCGTCCCTAGACAAGTGTTTGTGAGCCAAGTTACCACAGAGACCGAGTTCCTGCAGCGCTCTAGGGAGCTGCAGACAGCGCTGCAGTCAGGTTCCTTCAACAGTTACTGCCAGGCTAAGATTCAGAGCGCCAAGTCAGATGCTGAGCAGGACATATGGAAGTTCCTTCTG GTTAATTTTGAGGATGAAGCCCGTATTAAATTCCTCAAACTTTTGGGGTTTAGCAAGGATGAATTGGAAAGAAAG ATTTCAAAATGTCTGGGGAAGACTTTCCAACCCAATGGACATGGAGTGGATGCCAAAGATCTGGCAGAAAAGATGCAGCGACTCTCCACTGAG AGGTCTGGTGAAGCAGCTGAAGCTAGAACTTCAGGTTCTGTGTCACCAGCAGATTTTTTCAGCCAGACCCCAAAGGAAAACTCTAACTTTCAGATCCCAGTGTCATGTG ACACCGATGGTTTGATAAGTCAGGCGCTGTTGGTTGGTAACTTTGAGGGAGCTGTGGATCTGTGTCTGAATGATGGTCGCTACGCTGAAGCAATCCTGCTTTCTATCAGCGGAGGAGAAGAACTGCTCAAGAAAACTCAACAGAAATACCTAAGCAAACAAAAGAATAGCATCTCAATG CTTATATCATCAGTGGTGACCCAGAACTGGAAAGACATAGTCCAAAGCTGTGAGCTGGACAACTGGAAGGAAGCTCTCGCTGCTCTCCTGACCTATGCTCACCCTGAAGACTTTGCTCGCCTGTGCG ATACGCTGGGAAGCCGGTTGGAGTGTGAGGGAACAGAGAAACGTTGCCTGCAGGCGTGTCTGTGTTACATCTGCTCTGGAAACATTGAGAAGCTAGTGGAATGCTGGGCCTTGCATAGAGACTGCTCTTCTCCTCTTGGTCTAGAG GATTTGGTTGAGAAAGTCATGATGCTGCGAAAGTCCATTGAACGTCTCCGTAACTGTGAGGTGGCGGTCCAAAGCCCAGTCCTGGCTGAGAAGCTAACCTGTTATGCTGGCATACTGGCTGCAGAGGGTAGCTTGACCACTGCCCTGAGCTACCTTCCTGAGAACTCAGACCAA GCTGGGATCGTGATGCTAAGAAACAGGCTGTTTCACGCTCAGGGAGAGGCTCCTGTCCAACAGCAACCTCCAAACACCTTCAACAGAGTCAGTGTGTCCACTGTGAAGCCCACTCCTGCTGCTCCAACTCCTGCATCAAAAGCACAGTTTACG agTCATTACCagccctctgctgctgctcagaTGGCTGCACAACAGCAGCCTCCTTTGCCATCGGTTTTTACCCCTCAAGCTGCTCCAACCAACCCTGGGCTTGGTCTACCACCTTCTTCTCATGTACTGCCACCCAGTACAACCCGCCCTGCCCTGAGACCCTCCTACCCCCAACATCCTGCTGTGGCTTCAG GTTTCCTTCCTCACCAGCCATTCCAGCCTCAGTCACCGTCCACTGCTGGACCTCCAGCGTTTCCACCTCCAGTTCCTTCTATGCCAGCTGCTACTTTATCAGGGCCTCAATTGCCACCTTCATCGTCAGCTGCTGGAGGCCTACCCCCCATGCCCAGCCCCGGGGTGCCACCAACAAGCTTCATGCCACCTACCTCCTCAGGCCTTGCACCACCTGGCTCCCAGGCTGGAGCCCCGGTTCCAGTGTACCCAGCAAGCCTTCACAACCAGGGTCCTGCACCTCCTGTTCCCTATGCTCCTTCCGGATCTGGATATCCACAGGGTGGACCTGGAGCTCCTGCTGTAAAGCCCTTCCCAGCTCCAGTGGTGGCTCCTCCTCCTACTG GACCTCAAGAAGGCTGGAATGACCCACCTACAGTGCGAGGTGGACCCAGGAAGAAGAAG GTTCCTGATAACTATACTCCACCAGCCCCCATCACAGCACCTGTGATGAGATTCCCAGTGGAGGCTGCTCAGCCCCATGACAACACCCAGGTACCCCCTGGAGCCCCTCAAGAGCCCAGCGTACAG CTCCTCCAGCAGCTGCCATCAGAGAAGGTGCAGCAGAAAGAAATCCCTCCTGAGCACATGGTTCTCAAGTCCACCTTTGACAGCCTGGTGCAGCGCTGCCAGCTAGCTGCAGGAGACCCA CAAACTAAAAGAAAACTTGATGATGCTGCCAAGCGCTTGGGGCACCTTTATGATAAGCTGAGAGAGCAGTCG CTGTCTC